The following are from one region of the Hemiscyllium ocellatum isolate sHemOce1 chromosome 26, sHemOce1.pat.X.cur, whole genome shotgun sequence genome:
- the LOC132828467 gene encoding BTB/POZ domain-containing protein KCTD20-like, whose product MKRQLLSRFPRPAIVHTPRAALHGNCAGIDRGPYPSQLVGETFHRHQQDNRNLPPCFRNMMNPVRQQSLDPDLGRICQNTSPYPWKGGPSSVYRTQDNQGSALFQPGCTPWHNAHSGQKAAMGKGPVDPVREDGSGSGKACERVVLIVDKTRFVVDPAIFRAHPDTLLGRMFTSGQDHKVTQANQKGEHEIAEGLSSTVFRAVLDYYITGVIQCPDGISVQELRDACDYLCINFSHNTIRCRDLSALLHELSNDGARKQFERNLEELVFPLMVSSARKGERECHVVVLAHEDTVDWDQQHPPQMGEEYSQIIYSTKLYRFFKYIENREVAKQVLKDRGLKNIRIGIEGYPTCKEKLKLRAGGRYEVIYNYVQRPFIHMSWEKEEGKSRHVDFQCVRSRSVTNLTSPPRDHGNTHHPQVDELDILGPAQEQAVGVSASSTE is encoded by the exons GCTGCTGTCCCGTTTTCCGAGACCGGCGATAGTGCACACCCCCCGAGCGGCTCTTCACGGGAACTGTGCAGGGATTGACCGGGGTCCCTATCCTTCGCAGCTCGTCGGGGAAACCTTTCACCGTCACCAGCAAGACAACCGCAATCTCCCTCCGTGTTTCCGCAACATGATGAACCCCGTCAGGCAGCAGAGCTTGG ATCCTGACCTGGGGCGGATCTGTCAGAACACCAGCCCCTATCCTTGGAAAGGAGGACCCTCCTCTGTTTACAGGACACAGGATAACCAGGGCAGTGCCCTCTTCCAGCCAGGCTGTACCCCCTGGCACAATGCCCACTCAGGCCAGAAGGCTGCAATGGGTAAAGGCCCAGTGGATCCTGTGAGGGAGGACGGCAGCGGATCAGGAAAGGCGTGCGAGCGGGTGGTGCTGATCGTTGATAAGACGCGGTTTGTGGTTGATCCAGCTATCTTCAGAGCGCACCCTGATACCCTGCTCGGCCG AATGTTCACCTCCGGCCAAGACCATAAGGTCACCCAGGCGAACCAGAAAGGCGAGCACGAGATTGCTGAGGGTCTCAGCTCCACGGTGTTCCGTGCAGTTCTG GATTATTATATAACTGGAGTCATTCAGTGTCCTGACGGTATTTCAGTGCAGGAACTCCGGGATGCATGCGACTATCTGTGCATCAACTTTAGTCACAATACAATCCGCTGTCGCGATCTCA gtgctctgttaCATGAGCTGTCAAACGATGGGGCACGGAAGCAGTTTGAGAGGAACCTGGAAGAGTTGGTTTTTCCCCTGATGGTGTCGAGTGCCCGGAAAGGGGAGCGGGAGTGCCACGTAGTGGTGCTGGCACATGAGGACACAGTGGACTGGGACCAACAGCATCCACCACAAATGGGAGAGGAATATTCTCAAA TTATTTATAGCACCAAACTGTACAGGTTCTTCAAGTATATTGAGAACCGGGAAGTTGCCAAACAGGTGTTGAAGGACCGAGGGCTAAAGAACATCCGCATTGGAATTGAAG GTTACCCGACGTGTAAGGAGAAGCTGAAGCTGCGAGCTGGGGGCCGTTACGAGGTGATCTACAACTATGTGCAGCGACCATTCATCCACATGTCCTGGGAGAAGGAGGAGGGGAAGAGCCGGCATGTGGATTTCCAGTGTGTCAGGAGCAGGTCTGTCACCAACCTGACCTCACCACCCCGTGACCATGGCAACACCCATCACCCGCAGGTGGATGAGCTCGACATCCTGGGcccagcacaggagcaggccgtGGGGGTTAGCGCCTCCTCCACCGAGTAA